A region of the Capsicum annuum cultivar UCD-10X-F1 unplaced genomic scaffold, UCD10Xv1.1 ctg48493, whole genome shotgun sequence genome:
TTGTTGCATTGCCACTTTTTTACTGGGCTTTCAACTTGCGAAAGTCAACAAAGCTAGTGTTGTATGTCCATGATTATTTAAGTGGGGATGACACATCTGCAATAACTGTGGCAGGAAAACATGGGCCACAAACAAGCGTTCTACATTTTGGAACAATGGTAGCAGTGGATGATCCAGTAACTGAAGGTCCAGATCCAAAGTCCAAAGTGATTGGTAGAGCCCAAGGCATGTACATAAATTCACAGTTGGATGGCAAAGGACTGCACTTGATGTTCTCTGTTATTTTTACTGATGGGAAATTCAAAGGGAGCACTTTGGAGA
Encoded here:
- the LOC107855910 gene encoding dirigent protein 11 → ALPLFYWAFNLRKSTKLVLYVHDYLSGDDTSAITVAGKHGPQTSVLHFGTMVAVDDPVTEGPDPKSKVIGRAQGMYINSQLDGKGLHLMFSVIFTDGKFKGSTLEIQGADPFAMKEREFSIVSGTGYFRFVRGYGIMTTQFIDIPNLRAILKLDVTVKHY